In Clostridium sp., one DNA window encodes the following:
- a CDS encoding VanW family protein codes for MGETNNSRRSKRHGKNSRKKKLAVIIISCLVIFFSVITGILLYNYKDIKKWDNLIYPGVTIQNLDLSGRTKQEARDILNKAFVQKIQNKKINISAGDMNYNLSYSRINARFNVDDTVNLAYSYGKDANIFKKYKLIKYPDMVNYNLKFFYNKAPVKELIKKIASEVDRDPINSTISMGGIGFNVTPEQNGIKLDQEELEKQLLSKIDGDVSGNLDIKARLKITSAQIKSSDLKKVDTLVSSFSTNYGSVSSSQRANNIVLATKSINGTVIMPGDEFSFNGVVGERTAAKGYKAAPVIIGDKLEDGLGGGICQVSTTLYNAVNAAKLTSTERVHHTLPVHYVEEGMDATVDYGNIDYKFRNDFKYPLYIQGYTSGGNVVFNLYSNSAASR; via the coding sequence ATGGGAGAGACAAATAACTCAAGGAGATCTAAACGACATGGAAAAAACTCAAGAAAAAAGAAATTGGCAGTAATAATCATTTCTTGTTTGGTTATTTTTTTTAGTGTCATTACAGGAATTTTATTATATAACTATAAGGATATAAAAAAATGGGACAATTTAATTTATCCGGGTGTAACTATTCAAAATTTGGACTTATCCGGAAGGACAAAACAAGAAGCCAGGGACATTTTAAATAAAGCTTTTGTTCAGAAAATACAGAACAAGAAAATAAATATATCGGCAGGAGACATGAATTATAATTTAAGTTATTCACGCATTAATGCCAGGTTTAATGTGGATGATACTGTGAATTTAGCATATTCTTATGGAAAAGATGCCAACATATTTAAGAAGTATAAATTGATCAAATATCCTGATATGGTAAACTATAACTTGAAATTTTTTTATAATAAAGCTCCAGTTAAGGAATTAATCAAGAAAATTGCGTCTGAAGTAGATAGAGATCCTATAAATTCAACTATAAGTATGGGTGGAATCGGATTTAATGTAACACCTGAGCAAAATGGAATTAAACTGGACCAGGAAGAACTTGAAAAGCAGTTATTGTCAAAAATAGATGGAGATGTATCCGGTAATCTTGATATAAAGGCCAGGTTAAAAATTACCTCTGCACAGATAAAAAGCAGTGACTTGAAAAAAGTGGATACGCTTGTTTCAAGTTTTAGTACAAACTATGGCTCAGTATCATCCTCACAGAGGGCAAATAATATAGTCCTTGCCACCAAAAGTATAAATGGAACAGTGATCATGCCGGGTGATGAGTTCAGCTTTAATGGAGTGGTAGGTGAAAGAACTGCAGCTAAAGGTTATAAAGCCGCTCCGGTGATAATTGGCGATAAGCTGGAGGATGGCTTGGGAGGAGGTATATGTCAGGTATCTACAACGCTCTATAATGCAGTAAATGCGGCCAAGCTTACATCCACTGAAAGGGTGCATCACACACTTCCGGTACACTATGTTGAGGAGGGAATGGATGCAACTGTGGATTATGGAAATATAGACTATAAATTCAGGAATGATTTCAAATATCCTCTTTATATACAGGGCTATACTTCCGGAGGGAATGTTGTATTTAATCTATACTCCAATTCAGCTGCTTCAAGGTAA
- a CDS encoding lysophospholipid acyltransferase family protein, which produces MISPFMVKLIGCLPQRFLGFASKKILNGYLKKYADITTIGIENLNDVKRPILFLCNHLSNSDALVLGEVLKHENPIFVAGMKLNNNSLTKLGMSMARTIVIKPNSADKKAISSTVEALKSGENVLIFPEGTRSRTASLNKGKRGLVLIQKLTGASVVPVGIYGTEKFLPISDKDMALEKFHPAKITVNIGRYTEIPERNKNEGKHAYEERATDFLMYEIAKLLPEKYRGIYSFNEGGKNDK; this is translated from the coding sequence ATGATTTCTCCATTTATGGTAAAATTAATAGGATGTCTTCCACAAAGATTTCTGGGATTTGCATCGAAAAAAATACTCAATGGATATTTAAAAAAATATGCTGATATAACTACAATAGGTATAGAAAATTTGAATGATGTAAAAAGGCCTATATTGTTCCTATGCAACCATCTTAGTAATTCAGATGCGCTGGTGCTTGGAGAAGTGCTCAAACATGAGAATCCGATCTTTGTTGCAGGTATGAAATTGAACAATAATTCTTTAACCAAATTGGGAATGAGTATGGCACGGACTATAGTTATAAAACCAAATTCAGCTGATAAAAAGGCAATATCAAGTACGGTGGAAGCCCTGAAAAGTGGTGAAAATGTGCTTATATTTCCAGAGGGAACCAGGAGTAGAACAGCGTCTTTGAACAAGGGAAAGAGGGGATTGGTGTTAATACAGAAATTGACCGGTGCATCAGTAGTTCCCGTAGGAATATACGGCACAGAAAAGTTTTTGCCTATAAGTGACAAGGATATGGCGCTTGAGAAGTTTCACCCTGCTAAAATTACAGTCAATATAGGAAGGTATACTGAAATACCGGAAAGAAACAAAAATGAAGGAAAACATGCATATGAAGAGAGGGCAACTGATTTCTTGATGTATGAGATAGCAAAACTTCTACCAGAGAAATATAGAGGCATATATAGCTTTAATGAAGGTGGCAAAAATGATAAGTAA
- a CDS encoding MerR family transcriptional regulator translates to MLIKEVCEKCRLTKKAIKYYEAKGLINPHILENGYRDYSDHDISTLKEISVLRRCGISTAGIKKILASSNKPSELAKFRYVTELRIQHLDAIKKFMTNLIEDYDINREFDYMQVHDKNLYTIKEKLIFAFPGDYGLFLTLHFGRFLNESVDSCEKQKAYEAIVNYLDNVDLYLSEELSKFLEAFLSVNGKIDIAELETEMNNNIIEVISDTGGYLERHHEEIEQYIEYKNSDEYKNSTAAKIQQAMRTFQQKSGYREILVCNMKILSKSYCEYLQNLEAANEIMLKKYPGVKNI, encoded by the coding sequence ATGCTGATAAAAGAAGTATGTGAGAAATGCAGACTCACAAAAAAGGCGATAAAATATTATGAGGCTAAAGGTTTGATTAACCCACATATTCTTGAAAATGGTTATAGGGATTACAGTGACCATGATATATCTACACTTAAGGAAATATCGGTTCTTAGAAGATGTGGAATAAGCACCGCAGGTATTAAAAAAATATTGGCAAGTTCAAATAAGCCGTCAGAGCTGGCAAAATTCAGATATGTTACAGAACTGAGAATACAGCACCTTGATGCCATAAAAAAATTTATGACAAACTTGATCGAAGACTATGATATAAATCGGGAATTCGATTATATGCAGGTTCATGATAAAAATTTATATACAATAAAAGAAAAGCTTATATTTGCATTTCCCGGAGACTACGGTTTATTTCTGACTCTCCATTTCGGGAGATTTCTAAATGAATCTGTTGATTCCTGTGAAAAACAGAAGGCTTATGAGGCAATTGTCAACTATCTTGATAATGTAGATTTGTATTTATCTGAGGAACTCTCTAAATTTTTAGAAGCATTTTTAAGCGTAAACGGTAAAATAGACATTGCAGAACTGGAAACTGAAATGAATAATAATATTATTGAAGTTATAAGTGATACCGGGGGTTATCTGGAACGTCATCATGAGGAGATAGAACAGTATATTGAATATAAAAATTCGGATGAATATAAAAATTCAACAGCTGCTAAAATTCAACAAGCTATGAGGACATTTCAACAAAAAAGTGGTTATAGGGAAATTCTTGTATGCAATATGAAAATACTTAGTAAATCATATTGTGAATATCTTCAGAACCTGGAGGCTGCAAATGAAATAATGCTCAAGAAATATCCCGGAGTAAAAAATATATAG
- a CDS encoding PadR family transcriptional regulator, translating to MPRSNSLKMGELTDAYYYILLSLIKPKHGYLIMKSIEELSQGKFSIGPASLYTSIKKLLDGGLIKLNGELQQRKIYIITDKGIRFLKNEVEKKRQMVEIAEKIFNKEML from the coding sequence ATGCCTAGAAGTAATTCTTTAAAGATGGGTGAACTTACGGATGCCTATTATTATATTTTACTTTCTTTAATAAAGCCTAAACACGGATATCTGATTATGAAATCAATTGAAGAGTTGTCTCAAGGTAAATTTTCAATAGGACCTGCATCATTATATACAAGTATAAAAAAACTTCTTGATGGTGGTCTGATAAAGCTTAATGGGGAATTACAACAAAGGAAAATTTATATTATTACAGATAAAGGTATTAGGTTTTTGAAAAATGAAGTTGAAAAAAAACGTCAAATGGTTGAAATTGCTGAAAAGATATTTAACAAGGAGATGTTATAA
- a CDS encoding VOC family protein, with protein MNLCWITLSVKNMRESLKFYNELLGIEIFKRFSPNPGIDIAMIGKKDGPKVELICSGDNNSRIQTRGISIGFQVNSLDEIIEYMKEKGISIKRGPISPSAGVRFFFIEDPDGVEIQIVESR; from the coding sequence GTGAATTTATGCTGGATAACATTAAGTGTAAAAAACATGCGGGAATCTTTGAAATTCTATAACGAACTTCTGGGAATTGAAATTTTTAAAAGGTTTAGTCCAAATCCAGGAATTGATATTGCAATGATTGGGAAAAAAGATGGGCCTAAAGTTGAACTGATATGCAGTGGAGATAATAATTCACGGATTCAGACCAGGGGAATTTCCATTGGATTTCAAGTAAACTCACTGGATGAAATTATTGAATATATGAAAGAGAAAGGTATTTCAATTAAAAGAGGACCTATCTCACCTTCAGCGGGAGTCAGATTCTTTTTTATAGAAGATCCAGATGGAGTGGAGATTCAGATAGTTGAAAGCAGATAA
- the nth gene encoding endonuclease III, with the protein MISKNVEKILEILGETYPEAKCALEFNSPYELLVSTILSAQCTDVRVNKVTDELYKEFNTPEKMITLTESELAEKIRSCGFYRNKSKNILAASRAIIEDYGGKVPDTMDELIKLPGVGRKTADVVLSNAFGVPAIAVDTHVFRVSNRLGIGRGKTPLKVEEELMKNIPRDKWSISHHYLIWHGRRICKSRKPDCDHCPVAPYCEYFNGERDKD; encoded by the coding sequence ATGATAAGTAAAAATGTAGAAAAAATACTTGAAATACTGGGGGAAACCTATCCCGAGGCAAAATGTGCACTTGAGTTCAATTCACCTTACGAATTGCTGGTTTCAACCATATTGTCCGCCCAGTGCACCGATGTCAGGGTGAACAAGGTTACAGATGAGTTATACAAGGAATTCAATACTCCGGAGAAAATGATTACACTTACGGAATCGGAACTTGCGGAGAAAATCAGAAGCTGTGGATTCTATAGAAACAAAAGTAAAAATATACTTGCGGCCAGCAGGGCAATTATAGAAGATTATGGCGGGAAAGTACCGGATACTATGGATGAACTTATAAAACTCCCTGGAGTCGGAAGGAAGACTGCGGATGTGGTTCTGTCCAACGCCTTTGGGGTTCCAGCCATTGCAGTAGATACCCATGTGTTCAGGGTATCAAACAGACTTGGCATTGGCAGGGGGAAGACACCGCTTAAAGTTGAAGAGGAACTCATGAAAAATATACCCAGGGACAAATGGAGTATTTCCCATCATTATCTTATATGGCATGGAAGACGTATATGCAAATCGAGGAAACCGGATTGTGATCACTGTCCGGTGGCACCTTATTGCGAATACTTTAATGGAGAAAGGGATAAGGACTGA
- a CDS encoding GyrI-like domain-containing protein gives MNFKIVEKDEAIIVGCEVSDLATIPKSMVSKVIPSSKYCVITARGKMPDSIRKVWEYVWKGDIERTYTGDFEFYDKRYDGSENSEVDIYVAVK, from the coding sequence ATGAATTTTAAAATAGTTGAAAAAGATGAGGCTATAATAGTTGGATGTGAAGTTTCAGATTTGGCTACAATACCTAAGAGTATGGTATCAAAAGTAATACCATCCTCAAAATATTGTGTGATAACTGCTAGAGGAAAGATGCCTGACAGTATACGTAAGGTTTGGGAATATGTATGGAAAGGTGATATAGAAAGGACTTATACAGGGGATTTTGAATTCTATGACAAGAGATATGATGGCAGTGAAAATTCTGAAGTAGATATATATGTAGCCGTTAAGTAG
- a CDS encoding SDR family NAD(P)-dependent oxidoreductase, translating to MGIAIVTGASSGLGKEFVYQIASKEKNINEIWVIARREERLKELADKVDIPIRILPLDLAKRENIDYFIEYLETRKPQIDMLVNAAGFGKIGSYSDISRLDNDNMIGLNCRAAVDMTTAVLPYMKRKSRILEICSTSAFQPFQYLNVYAATKAFLYRYSRALRIELLPRGIHVTAVCPYWIRDTEFIPRARHNGNEKRIKNFIFAGKARNVVIMALNDSKIGFPVSTPGPVCFIHRIAAKFIPHEIMMWVWELIRRL from the coding sequence ATGGGAATAGCCATAGTAACTGGTGCTTCAAGTGGATTGGGCAAAGAATTCGTCTATCAGATTGCCTCTAAAGAAAAGAATATTAATGAGATCTGGGTTATTGCCAGGCGGGAGGAACGTCTAAAAGAACTGGCTGACAAGGTTGACATTCCGATTCGGATTCTGCCGCTTGACCTTGCCAAAAGGGAAAATATCGATTATTTTATAGAATATCTGGAAACACGGAAACCTCAAATCGACATGCTGGTAAATGCTGCAGGATTCGGGAAAATCGGCAGTTACAGTGACATAAGCCGTCTGGACAATGACAATATGATAGGTTTGAATTGTCGCGCTGCCGTGGATATGACTACAGCAGTATTACCATATATGAAAAGAAAAAGCCGCATTCTTGAGATCTGCTCAACATCGGCCTTTCAGCCCTTTCAGTATCTGAATGTATATGCAGCTACCAAAGCATTTCTTTACAGGTACAGCAGAGCTCTTAGAATAGAGCTGCTGCCGAGAGGTATACATGTAACCGCAGTATGTCCCTACTGGATCAGGGATACTGAATTTATCCCCAGGGCAAGACACAACGGAAATGAGAAAAGAATTAAAAATTTCATATTTGCAGGCAAAGCAAGAAATGTGGTGATCATGGCACTTAATGACAGCAAAATAGGTTTTCCTGTATCTACTCCGGGGCCAGTATGTTTTATTCACAGGATAGCGGCCAAATTCATTCCCCATGAAATCATGATGTGGGTATGGGAATTGATAAGGAGACTATAA
- a CDS encoding competence/damage-inducible protein A — protein sequence MKAEILCVGTELLLGDIVNTNAQFISKELANLGINVYHQSVVGDNPERLLEELHNSFKRVDLVVTSGGLGPTPDDLTKEIGAKYFNKKMILDDYTVDKLKNYFEAMGRSYLKGNNLKQAYFPEDCIILKNDHGTAPGCIINEKGKILIVLPGPPREIHPMFLNYVLPFLKNYQDGIIKSEVLRIYGIGEGEMAERIRNLIDNSKNPTIAPYAKDNDVTLRITARADTETDALNLIKPLREKVERAFGENIYGYGETSMEEVVSHLLIENNLTISTAESCTGGLVAAKLINCTGISSVFLDGAITYSNRAKMYRLHVKKETLDNFGAVSEQTAKQMAEGIARTSNTDIGLSTTGIAGPDGGTSEKPVGLVYVGLYIKGKLFVKELHISGERNRVRNRAAVSALDFLRRTLAGKRDKD from the coding sequence ATGAAAGCAGAAATTTTATGTGTTGGAACAGAACTCCTGCTGGGAGATATAGTAAATACCAATGCCCAGTTTATTTCAAAAGAGCTGGCAAATCTAGGCATAAACGTATATCATCAATCCGTAGTAGGCGATAACCCTGAAAGACTTTTAGAAGAACTCCACAATTCCTTTAAAAGGGTCGACCTTGTTGTAACTTCAGGAGGCCTCGGTCCAACTCCAGATGACCTCACAAAGGAAATTGGGGCCAAGTATTTCAATAAAAAGATGATTCTTGACGATTACACTGTTGATAAGTTGAAAAACTATTTTGAGGCAATGGGAAGATCCTATCTCAAAGGAAACAATCTAAAACAGGCATACTTCCCGGAGGACTGCATCATACTTAAAAATGATCACGGAACCGCGCCTGGATGCATTATAAATGAAAAAGGGAAAATACTTATAGTTTTACCCGGACCTCCAAGAGAAATACATCCAATGTTTCTAAATTATGTACTCCCTTTTCTGAAGAACTATCAGGATGGAATTATCAAATCGGAAGTTTTAAGGATATATGGAATTGGTGAAGGTGAGATGGCCGAAAGAATAAGAAATCTAATAGACAATAGTAAAAACCCTACAATAGCCCCTTATGCCAAGGACAATGATGTAACGCTTAGAATAACGGCCAGGGCAGATACAGAAACTGATGCATTAAATCTTATAAAACCTCTCAGAGAAAAAGTAGAAAGAGCTTTTGGTGAAAATATATATGGATATGGAGAAACTTCAATGGAGGAGGTAGTATCACATCTTTTGATTGAGAATAATCTTACCATATCCACGGCAGAATCCTGTACAGGCGGGCTTGTGGCTGCAAAGCTGATAAATTGTACCGGTATATCTTCAGTATTTTTAGACGGAGCCATAACCTACAGCAACAGAGCAAAAATGTACAGATTACATGTAAAAAAGGAAACACTTGATAATTTTGGAGCTGTAAGCGAACAGACAGCAAAACAAATGGCCGAGGGCATAGCCAGGACTTCAAATACCGACATAGGATTATCTACGACGGGAATAGCAGGACCGGACGGAGGAACTTCTGAAAAACCAGTTGGCCTCGTATATGTAGGTCTTTATATAAAAGGGAAATTATTTGTAAAAGAACTTCATATTTCAGGAGAAAGAAACAGGGTAAGGAACAGGGCAGCTGTATCTGCTCTTGACTTTTTAAGAAGAACACTTGCAGGGAAAAGGGATAAGGACTAA
- a CDS encoding TMEM165/GDT1 family protein has protein sequence MTVIIKALLLVVAAEMGDKTQLLAMAMASKYRIKQVLTGVFVATILNHALAVAVGNYLSYMIPMDTVKIAAGAAFLGFGFWTLRGDKIDEDGKKKSKFGPVITVATAFFLAEMGDKTQLMTITISAQSSQPLLVLMGSTIGMLIADGIGILGGAWMCRHIPEMYIKWAAGIIFIFFGTITIYNAVPLWMINTFYITIYIISVAVLAYLFGIKFSNLGQACTMPRKNNTR, from the coding sequence ATGACAGTAATTATCAAGGCACTGCTGCTCGTAGTTGCAGCTGAAATGGGTGACAAGACCCAGTTGCTTGCTATGGCAATGGCAAGCAAGTATAGGATAAAGCAGGTATTAACAGGGGTATTTGTTGCCACAATCCTCAATCATGCCCTTGCAGTAGCTGTTGGAAATTATTTAAGCTACATGATACCAATGGATACAGTAAAAATTGCTGCCGGTGCAGCATTTCTTGGATTTGGTTTCTGGACCCTGCGTGGAGATAAAATTGACGAGGATGGCAAAAAAAAGAGCAAATTCGGACCTGTTATTACAGTAGCAACAGCTTTTTTCCTGGCAGAAATGGGTGATAAAACTCAGCTCATGACAATAACCATATCTGCACAAAGCAGCCAGCCGCTACTTGTACTTATGGGATCTACAATAGGAATGTTAATTGCAGATGGAATAGGAATACTTGGAGGTGCATGGATGTGCAGACACATTCCCGAAATGTACATAAAATGGGCGGCAGGAATAATATTTATATTCTTCGGAACAATTACCATCTACAACGCCGTCCCTCTCTGGATGATTAATACTTTTTATATAACCATCTACATTATATCAGTAGCTGTATTGGCATATTTATTCGGAATTAAATTTTCAAATCTTGGCCAGGCCTGTACTATGCCCCGAAAAAACAACACAAGATAG
- a CDS encoding helix-turn-helix transcriptional regulator gives MKINRLLAIVIMLLNREKIPAMALAEKFEVSVRTIYRDIEAINMSGIPIASSQGNNGGFYILDNYKINHQFLTLEDMISIVEALKNINGVLSDRNVEIAMEKVKSIIPSNKRSAVDLHFKQVFIDTLPWGFKKSEKENIKYKTVYRALKDNKCISFNYRNARGEYIFRKVEPVTLVFKGFSWYVFSFCTFRKDYRMFKLTRIDGLEIMDEEICKSRISYGEYVKTESPQKPPIKISLKFSGKVRYRIQDYFNEDEVKFLEDGSVIVNTEVIEDSWVYSMILSYGEYVEVLKPRHIQEIIKEKCRKIIESYK, from the coding sequence ATGAAAATAAACAGATTACTGGCAATTGTGATAATGCTTTTAAACAGGGAGAAAATACCTGCAATGGCATTGGCTGAAAAATTTGAAGTTTCCGTAAGAACTATTTACAGGGATATCGAAGCGATCAATATGTCAGGAATTCCAATAGCTTCAAGTCAGGGCAACAATGGAGGCTTTTATATTCTGGACAACTACAAGATAAATCATCAGTTTCTCACATTGGAGGATATGATATCCATAGTGGAAGCTTTGAAAAATATAAACGGAGTTCTGAGTGACAGAAATGTGGAGATAGCCATGGAAAAAGTCAAGAGTATCATACCCTCCAACAAAAGGAGTGCAGTTGATTTGCACTTTAAACAGGTATTTATAGATACACTGCCCTGGGGCTTTAAAAAGTCTGAAAAGGAAAATATTAAATATAAAACGGTATATAGAGCACTAAAGGATAATAAATGTATAAGTTTTAACTACAGGAACGCAAGAGGAGAATATATATTCAGAAAGGTGGAACCTGTTACCCTTGTGTTTAAAGGATTCTCCTGGTATGTTTTTTCATTTTGCACATTTAGGAAAGACTATAGGATGTTTAAATTGACCAGAATAGATGGATTGGAGATTATGGATGAAGAAATTTGCAAGTCCAGAATTTCCTATGGGGAGTATGTAAAGACTGAATCTCCTCAAAAGCCCCCTATAAAAATCTCTCTTAAATTTTCAGGAAAGGTAAGGTATAGAATACAGGACTATTTTAATGAAGACGAAGTTAAATTTCTTGAAGATGGAAGTGTCATAGTGAATACTGAAGTTATTGAAGACAGCTGGGTTTATTCAATGATATTGAGCTATGGTGAATATGTAGAGGTTCTGAAACCACGGCATATACAGGAAATTATAAAAGAAAAGTGCAGAAAGATAATAGAATCGTATAAATGA
- a CDS encoding zinc ribbon domain-containing protein, which yields MEREYCQSCGMPLSEEFYGTNSNDSKNHEYCIYCYEKGAFKQPDLTMEEMIETCVPFMKEKGMDENEARALMKNCLPNLKRWKKRL from the coding sequence ATGGAACGGGAATATTGCCAAAGCTGCGGGATGCCTTTAAGTGAGGAATTTTATGGAACTAACTCAAATGATAGTAAAAATCATGAATACTGCATATATTGTTACGAAAAAGGGGCCTTCAAGCAGCCGGATTTAACCATGGAAGAGATGATTGAAACTTGTGTGCCTTTTATGAAGGAAAAGGGTATGGATGAAAATGAGGCAAGAGCACTCATGAAAAACTGTCTTCCCAATCTTAAAAGGTGGAAAAAGCGTTTATGA
- a CDS encoding pirin family protein, which yields MSIRTVKKIVKGTIQQDGAGVKLLRVLALDTVKEFDPFLMLDVFDSENPSDYIKGFPWHPHRGIETVTYLISGKIEHSDNLHNKGIIEDGCCQWMTAGSGIIHQEMPQPSKRMLGFQLWINIPGKDKMCIPRYHDINENSVPKIEGEGLTAKIISGHCGNTPGAFNGEYVKADIWDINMETQAEWSIETDIQSTVFIYIFNGYGYSGKDEKDCIKEKTAVLFNSGEEIRICSGKDGMRFIIFMGKPLKEPVAWGGPIVMNTNEELERAFKEIDNGTFIKNH from the coding sequence ATGTCAATTAGAACTGTAAAAAAAATAGTAAAGGGAACTATTCAGCAGGATGGTGCAGGAGTAAAACTTTTACGTGTACTTGCCCTTGATACAGTCAAGGAATTTGATCCTTTTCTAATGCTGGATGTTTTTGATTCAGAAAATCCTTCAGATTATATTAAAGGATTTCCATGGCATCCTCATAGAGGCATTGAAACTGTAACATATCTTATTAGCGGGAAAATTGAACATAGTGATAATCTTCACAACAAAGGTATTATTGAGGATGGCTGCTGTCAGTGGATGACTGCCGGAAGTGGAATAATCCACCAGGAGATGCCTCAGCCTTCAAAAAGAATGCTGGGATTTCAACTCTGGATAAATATTCCCGGGAAAGACAAGATGTGTATTCCCAGATACCACGATATAAATGAAAACAGTGTGCCCAAAATAGAGGGAGAAGGCCTTACTGCAAAAATAATATCAGGACATTGTGGAAATACTCCTGGAGCTTTTAACGGAGAATACGTAAAAGCTGACATTTGGGATATTAATATGGAGACACAAGCTGAATGGTCTATTGAAACAGATATACAGTCTACTGTATTCATATATATTTTTAATGGATACGGATATTCCGGCAAAGATGAGAAAGATTGCATTAAAGAAAAAACTGCAGTTTTGTTCAATAGTGGAGAAGAAATTAGAATTTGCTCCGGTAAAGATGGAATGCGTTTTATAATATTTATGGGTAAGCCCCTTAAAGAACCTGTAGCCTGGGGAGGTCCTATTGTTATGAACACAAATGAGGAACTTGAAAGGGCCTTTAAAGAAATTGACAATGGAACTTTTATAAAGAATCACTGA
- a CDS encoding DUF2812 domain-containing protein, with the protein MFNTKYVMSMGLAFAEKQEMEMLSSYAGKGWILYKFWIFGYKLKKAEPQRLQYSLDYRINPDKEYFLYFKEAGWSHVCSLGNTIHIFSAPQETNSIYTDNDTELEKYICQYNMTQKTAIPASLCTILLFILTLLSKYGYIPDICRKIFGSLLIPAVIVAVFSGLPCMSFYFRINKVNKNRNKVSSKNYKIIAALVMIMLLLSVISVALNIFNILNVSNSIYYILCFMLILSWALVCFIK; encoded by the coding sequence ATGTTTAACACAAAGTATGTTATGAGTATGGGTTTAGCTTTTGCAGAAAAGCAAGAAATGGAAATGCTATCATCCTATGCGGGGAAAGGCTGGATTCTGTATAAATTTTGGATTTTTGGATATAAGCTAAAAAAGGCCGAGCCACAGCGGCTGCAATATTCACTTGATTATAGAATAAATCCAGATAAAGAATATTTTTTGTACTTTAAAGAAGCCGGGTGGTCTCATGTATGTTCTTTAGGAAATACAATTCACATATTTAGTGCACCTCAAGAAACAAACTCTATATATACTGACAATGATACTGAATTGGAAAAATATATATGTCAATATAATATGACCCAAAAAACGGCAATACCAGCGTCTCTATGTACTATTTTACTTTTTATTTTAACATTGCTTTCCAAATATGGCTATATACCCGATATATGTAGAAAAATTTTTGGAAGCCTTTTAATACCTGCAGTTATAGTTGCTGTTTTTTCAGGGCTTCCATGTATGTCCTTTTATTTTAGAATAAATAAAGTCAACAAAAATAGAAACAAGGTTTCCAGCAAAAATTATAAAATTATAGCTGCTTTAGTTATGATTATGCTTTTATTGTCTGTAATTTCAGTAGCTTTAAATATATTTAATATTCTGAATGTATCCAACAGTATATACTATATTCTTTGTTTTATGTTAATTTTATCCTGGGCATTAGTTTGTTTTATAAAATAG